CCGGACATGgggaaagcagagagaaaagagggaaggagaggtgaAAGAAAGCCAAAGAACATGGCATGGCACCAGAGGCCCAAGAGTCGGGGTTTAGAAGATGGAGTCCAATTATTGAGACTCCATCAACTCTTGTCTGAGTGTGAGACTCTGTgagctttgtttttccttcacacTGTCTAGATATTCCTGCTGAGACACTGCTGGCACAGACACTAGGACCTCCTCATCATCCCAGACATTCAGAATAGTTTAGTTACATCCTCAACTGCTATTAactattgctatttatttataatttactaCTAtggctatttatttataatttgaagATCAAAAGTTTATTTTGAAGCCCATCTTATGCACCTGAACAAATATGGATTCTAAACATACTACAGTAGTGCAATTATATCATTCTACAACTTCATGACTGTTTACCTTGTCCTCACTTAAAATGGTGGCAAGAACAGTCTGTATTGAAAATTACATTTTGATTAACTCCAACGTTTATGGTAAATTTGTGCTTACAGTGATAAATTATGTGAGacttaatttttcttaaattttgctaTTTCCAGGGTACATGGTTTATATGAAAGTTCTCTAAAATCTGAAAAACAATCCAAACACATGAGAAACCTTCTCAGTTCAGATTTCAACTGGAGTTAGGATTGTCTGTCATCATTCAGTTTGGTTTCTCTGTGTCTCGACATGCTCAACCTgttgttttaattatatttcataCTTACACCTCTCTTTTGACCTTCAATCTGGACTACAGTTGAATTTCAAATGAACAGCCTGACCTCTCTGTAATCCTTTCAGATTTCCTTCCCTCGATACCCGGTAGTTTTCGGTCACACGTGTGTCCTCAGTGCTCTGATAATTACTAAAGGAAGTCCTTGCAAATCTGTAGGGCTGTTGACCTGCAGTGCTGTCCTGCACAGGGTTCTGTCCTGCGATCCTTTTCTCAGGGATCCACCTGACTGCCTTGCTTTCAACCCGCTCTCAGCTTTTACCACCGCTCACGTACTCTGGTATAGACTATTTCAGTTCCTTCTCTCACTGTAGCATCCTAGGAAGCACTTCAGAGCAAGATGTTAGGACGCGGAAAGGTCAACTTTATTTGCTTCCTGTCTATTGGAGATCATGAACTAACATCTATTTTTCTGAAAAGTGTTTTAGACATTTGGTATGCTTCGTTttgtttcagaaacaaaattagTACTTACGGGTCCATGGTGGCCACAGCGGACACAAAAGATCCTTAgtgccccccttctccctctgcctGCCTCCTGCTCACCCTTCAGGCTTCAAGGTAGCCATCTTTTCTCCAGGGAAACCCCCTGAGTTCAGTTTAGATCAGATTCACTTTGCTGATTACAGAACTTTTTTGTGTCACATAATCGGTGGGAATGTATTGTGGccatgtttatttgtctatcatcTGCACTAGACTTAGAACTTGAACATGTTCTTATCTGTGTTAGCTGCAGAACTTAGCATAATATGTTCTACGCCGGAGTCTATAGTGTTTAgtgtataaaatatgaaaatgttcaGTACTTCATATTTGACAGGTTCTTTATGTTTCATGTATGTcttgttttctccctgatatagatCCTGGTAGGATATTGAAAATCCAAGATACGCTTCATGCATATAAAAAAGTATTAAAACTTAAATGTAGCCACTATGAAGCCCTGAAAGAAAAAACTGaacacatgagaaaaaaatattagtatACTACACAAAGAGCTATCAGAAGAAGAGCATGCAAAAGTAGAACAGGAACAGGAACTCCGCAATTTGAGGTAAGATCCGATCATTTAAAAGATGTGTTTACGTGGACATGACACATTAAACAGGGCTCTaaccattcacacagtgagaccagagcAGGATGTAATGGGAGAGgctcacaagggctcaatagctgtgtgcatatggtcgtataaaatgatgcttatcaaaacgAACACCAAGAAATGCTTTTGACGTCTGTGCTTTTTTGTCCTGTATGTAAGTTTAATCTGTTTCAACGAGTgcaaaggggagcacagaaatgaggGGACCAGAAGGAACTAATGCAGCAATgactgtattccactgagagtcTACTGGATTTCTAACTAATTAATAAACTTATTTGTAGGCAATAGGTATAGAAAGTTAGTTTACTTGacaatatgttttttttaattgaggtaTAAACATGActgtataaaaataagttttacacTTGTCAATATACTGAGAGACTTCAAAATTCCTTTTCCATAATATTTGTAAGAGGTAGAAATGACATTTACAGGTAGCAGAATATTCTTCCACTATAACCTTTCAAGCACATGTGTTCTCTGGAAGCGGTGGACGTGAGAATTTTTAAATATGagaactaaatatatatatatatatattgaagcATAGAAATTGAGACCCGGAAAAACTGGGGAGGAGCCGGCGGGGGCTGGCTGGGCGGTCTCCAGGAATCCCGTTTCAGTGTTCCCGAGACAGACCCACCGCCGAGGGGGCCACGGTAGAATCGCGGTAGGGGCCAGGAAGGACAGCGCTAGGCAGCCTGCTTGGGAAGCCCGGTCCGATCGGAGCCGCAGAAGCCGCCACACGGGCAGGGCAAAAACCAGGACAAGAGCCATGGACAGAGCGGGCCAGGCTCAGGCCCAGCGCGCACTGGCCACGGACCCCAGAAGGCCATGggaagcatgagtaccccacaaaggACAGCCCCGCTTGCACCCCCAGAACAGCAGTTGGCAGGgagcccttccccccccaccaccactggAGAGAAAGAAGATGCCAGCGTTGAGGCTGGCACAGACCTGGCCATCTTCCCaaagggcaaaggaatctgaCAGTCAGCTCCAGCCAGGGGGGAGGtctccccacccaggtgggaAGAGCTTCTCCTGGGGTGCTGCCCATTCACCCACAGGAAAACACAGTCACAgcacccccccccgcacccccatcCCACCCGCCCCTCTGCAGATCTGTAGCTTAGCCGGCTGCAAGagtttctaaaataataataataataaataactgtTTCGATCAGAAAAGGGGacccccttcctcccacctcaAACAAATGACTTAAGAAACCAACGAAGCCACAGGAAAGCTGACCCTGGCCAGGAAATCAGAGGCTCCAACCAAAGACGACACAAGGTCACCCCAATAATGAAGAATTCTTTTGACCGattataactttttaaatgttttctaattttccatcagtttttaaaatttttttcctctcGGGAGAGGGAGATTTTGTTAGTTATCTATTGTTTCCTATCAAATTGCTACAAAATATATGAGCCAAACACAACCCGTCATTACCTTGAGCTCTCAGTGGGCGAGACATCCCTGTGTACTTGTGGCTCGGTTGCTCGCATCCCTGTGTACTTGTGGCTCGGTTGCTCGCATCCCTGTGAAGTTGTGGCTCGGTTGCTCGCAGGGCTGCAATCCAGGTGTCGGCCAGGGCTGCCGTTACCCCAAAGCTCCAGGAAGACTGGATCGCTTTCCACGTTCAGGTCACAGGGCCTTCAGCAGGATTGACTTCCCCACAGGCTGACGGGTAGAGAGGTTCATTGCTGGCTGCTGGCCAGAAGCTTCCCTCCGTTTCTCCATGTGGGACCTTTTCTTTAGGCAGCCCATGGTACAGTACTGGCATTCTTCAGAGGGAGTGAAGCAGAGACCAAGAAAACGCAATCCAGCCCCGGTGGAAGCCAGTCTTTTGGGACTGTAAGCGTAGAGAGACTATTCTCTCATTTTTACCATATCCTGCTCCATCCAGGCAAGTCCCAGGGTCCAGTTCATGCCCTAGGAGGAAATCACACAGAAGTATAACTGCCAGGAGGCACAGCTTTTGGGGACTGAGACTATCTATCACAGAgactatttaaataataaaaaataaaaataaaaatcaaggcagTAGTATATTTACTACTTGGTCTGCTACCAGAGGCAATATTGGAAGATAGTCTCACAGCAATGAGCAaattagatatatttttttcttcttttcctattctctctttaaaaacaaacctcTTGTAATCGTTTTCTACTTCTCCCCTAGATCCGTAGCCAACAGCATTTCTTAGGCCTCCACCCTCAGGAGGCACAGACGAAATCCAGGCTCCCATGAGCAGAAGCTCTGCCTCTCAGGCTCAGTACCCTCATTGGGTTTGGTATTATTCGCCTACATTTACATAaccttttaagttttttatttcttttttgtttttttcttactcttattttttacttttttactctcactctctttttcatttctctggaTTTATATCTCAGCCATCATCCCTCTGTCCCTTTCATTCCCTCCATTTCTCTACTCTTAATTGCTCCTCCCATTTTCCCTTATCCCTTTTGCTGGTTCTACACTCCTTGCACCTTTATAGTCCATTGATCCCTAGTTCTTGATTGTCTCAAAGGGGTTCATTGAGTAATCCTTTCAGTTCAGATAGATCTAAAGGTAAGGACAGGTTAGTTCACTAGTTCCAACTATATATAATCCAACCCCTGAGTCACAATACTCCTTCCCTAACAAATAAATTCAGAGATAGGGGAATAGCTACCTAACATATTGATCCTCCAAGATCAGGGAAATTACAAGGTCCAGGGttgatttttgtcttaaaattgtgttctgtggTGGTAGTTGATCTGTTTTTATATTGAAGAAAGAGTGAATTTACCTATGACAGTGAAATTCTAAAGTCTGTACAACTACAAGACTCAGGTCTGGGCTAGTTCATgccttaaaattgtgttctgttgtattattggatttcctttctttcccaaatgtgaagaagaagcacaagaaaatgGCAAGTCAGGGAATCTCAACTCCTGCTCAAAAGAAACAGGCCATAGAGTAGTCAATGAAAAGCCAAGAGGAttgtcctcaaaatgctctacaagcaCGAGTGGTAAATTCAATTAATGAAAAATTGAAGGCATGCATGCACCCATACTTGATTGTCATGAgactaaccaaagattaatagagctaaataaataggatggaagaaagacaacctcttcaaaaaCTGGTGCTGGAAaagttggttaaacacctgtaaaaaaaaaaaaaaaaaaaaactaaagttaaaTCCTTATgtaccaccctgcaccagaatcaattccaaatggatcaacgacctcaaggtaaataccctgaaaacattgcaggaaggaataagagaaacacttgggctccttggcacatgttgaaactttcttttaaaggcccagaaacataacaaatcaaagaaaggttggacaaatgggattgcatcgaACTGtaaagcttctgcatggcaaaggacatagtttgaaagataaatagaaagcactcAGATAGGGAGATGATCTTCACTGGCCACACAACAGAGaagggcctcacatctaaaatatacatagatctCAAAACTTAAATTCcccaaaaacaaaccctcaaagaaacaactgtccccttaataaatgggctaaagactgaaAGACAGACGTTTCTgaacaggaaatgagaaaggccaagaggcatatgaagaaatgctcaacctcactggccataaaacaaatgcaaatcaaaacaacactgagattccagtcACCctggtaagaatggccattatcaagaaaactaataacagggatgtgtccaaaagggaactctactacactgttgttgggagtgtaagcttattcagccactctggaaagcagtgtggcagttcatcaaaagactaaacctagagctcccctatgacccagcaaccccactttggagcagtgctgtggctcaggtggtagagtcctagccttgagcaaaaaaggacagttctcaggccctacgttcaagcctcaggactggcaaaaaaagaaagaaagaaagaaagaaagaaagaaagaaagaaagaaagaaagaaagaaagaaagaaagaaagaaagaaagaaagaaagaaagaaagaaagaaagaaagaaagaaagaaagaaagaaagaaagaaagaaggaaggaaggaaagaaggaaggaaagaaaaagaaagaaagaaagaaagaaagaaagaaagaaagaaagaaagaaagaaagaaagaaagaaaggaaagagagaaagaaagagagagggagggagggaggaaaagaaagaatgaaagagagagagagagagagagagagagacattgtcccattcataaggaaattgaagccttgggaaaaaacatactaagtgaagtgagccagacccaaagaagtatAGATtggatggtttccctcattggtaaccattagtatatatctaggatagtcctaaaagATGATCATAATAGCctgcttaatagctatgtatatatgatcacataagatgatgctaagcaaaatgaagttcAAGGTACATAATtcagtggtttatcgttgttattttcaacatacaatgtgaaattagatctttttctcttgtttttctttcctatggttttacccctgttgtcactgtatttgatttcggcaccctgggtattgtatatatgtttactgaactagggaagggaaggggaacatcaaaatggagagacaaaggggtaaagggtgaacagatgcaacaacaatacttgcaagacaagattctgtaaaccaactgtacaactctggcgggggtggggggtaatggggtggagggaaggtgggagaaaacgagagcgGAGGTAACACgtttgttaagaaatgtactcactgccttgtgtttgaaactgtaaccttgacaatttttttaaaaagcataggaATTTTATTAAGGTAACAAATTAACAGATGAACAGTGAGATTATAAATTGAATTTTCATTCTCTACCAAAATGACTTTTAAGATAAGCATATTTAATTGCAGATTTGCCCtaaagcaagaagaagaagagagaagaaatattgATGGGCTttatgaaaaaattaaagaacagtTAAGAGATAAAGAAGAGCAATATAACAATGTAGTTAAAATGAGACAAACACTTGGTGTCTCTGTTAGGACACTGAGTGAGGAACTGAAAACTGTAAAAAATGatttgagtcaggtaatgagtattggGTAAAACTTCATATTTCTCACTTTATTTCATCAATAGTCGTTTTCCTTTTGATTCAAGATATATCCTGTCATATGTTTCTTACTGGTGAAGATACAATCTGAGAAATGTTTAGTAATTTTATAACTCTGCAAACATCCCTCGTGTGCATTTACAAGCTTAAGACCTCTACCACCTAACAAGCCACATAACATATAGTATAGCCATAAAGCCATAACGTGTGAAGTTGCTGGTCACTGAAGCTCTGTTACGTGAGGTATAAATATATTGtttagatttaaaaacaaatcctcacCTCTACTTAAATATAAACTAGGAGAGTTATACCTGAAATTCTTTATTGTAAATCTTGGCATCTAATAGATGATCATGATATATTTTATGAATGAGCACTGGACTCTAATCACTAGTAGTAATGTAACTTAGGCATCTTTATGTTAATAAACAAAAGCtgcacatttaaaaagaaataatgtatgaTACAATCTCTGGTTTTATGAAGTTTCTGCTTTTGATCAATTTAAATGCCATTTTGCAGTTAACTTTTGATTAACGTGAGTGAAAAGTTCTCGTATTTTTGAGTTTTAGCTTTCAACTGTTTTCATAATGTTCTTCTCTTAAGTAATGCCTTGGCTACCCTAAATGATGTGAtactaaaatttaattaaatgtcTTTTTCTAGGCTTTACAGGAACGAAATGATACCCTGAGAAAGCTTTCTGAAGAACAAAGTGCCAGAATATTACAAGATGAAATTCTGGAAAATCATCTTTCCaagcaaaaggaaatggagaTATCAAAAGATAAAATGAGTTTTGAGGTATATTCTTTAGTGTTTCTAAATCTGTGTGTATGCACTTCCGTATGCACATATTTCAAAATCCTGCTCAGTGCAGAATATGAGAATATGCCAGAACCATAAGAGAGTATGGTAGAATTGAAAACCCTATGTATGTGTAACACCAGTATACGTGGAGGCTATGCTGTTTCTGTCTCACTGGACAATGTTCTGAAGTCAACTTCCTTCGCCTCTAGCAGCCGAGTAGGGAACATATAGAATGACCTCGTACAATGCAAAGGGGCCTAGCATTTTTATAGGAATTTATAGTTTCATGATCAAATTGTCTTTGGTACTATAATACATGTTCTATTTGGGGCAccgatttccctcatttgtatgcTAGTAGGCTGGCTGGGTTATTTCTTCCAGTGCTAGGTAAGCATAAAATAACAGCTATCAGAGGTGATATTTTGTTTGCCATTTTCTCCTTTGAGAAAAGTCAGTGTGTGCTCCCAGTTATCCTGTCTTTCACGACAAAGAGCTTTGGAAAATAATGATAGGATGtatgataatagatagatagatgatagataaatatagatagatagatgcttcAGTAAgcgttctgtccctgagctttaccttgccctgtgttttgtttcatggtttcttttttcagtcttcAATAGGGAAGACAGGTCCTCTTGAATGCTTTGCAGCTTCTTTATCCCTGATACGTGTCCCTTGCCTATGGTCTACATACatttatttcttgtattttgatagaacatgaaggaaaaaatattccttttttaaaaaatatatatgctttgagttatttttcaaattatttgataaattaggcagttccttttcattttagaCAAATTACAAAAGCATAGATATAGAACAAGAATAGTACTGATAACCCAAATAGAGAAATAAGAATAGTACCAAACTTCGgcaatggtttgtttttgtttttttgccagtcctggggcttgaacgtatggcctgagcactgtccctggcttctttttgctcaaggctagcactctgccacttgagccacagcaccctctggctttttttctttttttttttatgaaaaattctttaatttttatttagacaGAATAAGGTCTGAAGACATAGAAAGGTGTACAGTAAAGTCAATGTTCTATCACTGAaaagattagaaaatattttaggtcaaattttaaatgaatgaggTAAAATTTTAATCCGatcatattttcacatttttgaaaCATTAAAGAAAACTTTCAAAGGAATTTGGGCTACAGAATAACAGCGTAacatttctgtctgtatttttatTAACAATGTTTTAGCCAAAGGAAGTGCTTATTAAATTATTTGTAGAGAAAACTGTgcagtttcatatatatatatatgtatatcacttgtaattatttttatgcaGAAACTAGAGAATAGATATCTTTTCCCCtgaagttttgtgtttgttttatattactttttattcATTTGGGTTAAAATGTGAAGTactacaaattctttttttatagattcttataaagaaaaaaaaacttagctgTCTGATTATATACCAAAAGCATATGTCCAAAATTTGATTCAGATTTCCCCAAAGTAaaacttctttctttgcttgATGTTTAACTTTCACAAAGAGCATTGCGATGCTCATCAATGATATAGAAGTAATATATTACTAAACAGTATTCTAACATCACAAAATGGTTCACGTGGGATAAACCAGTTTTATCTGACAGATGGAAAAAAAGCTGATAGCCAAGATTGGTTTTTATGCCTATGTAATAATTTTTAAGGTACTGTAAGAGAATAGGCATAGGATCATGTAACCACAGTGGAATAGatactaaaaaaaatctattaatatCACAAACACTGGTTTAACCCCTTATGCCATCGAACTCGTATTTAAAGTTtcaattttaagtaatttttattcATCCTAATTTCAGAGTTTTGTAATATTATGTAGACACCTTTTTCACATTTAGAATTTTGCCACTAGATGATTTTAGGTTGATTACAATGCAGCAAAGCAATTAACATCAAATGTTGAAAGAAGTGAGCTTTGAAACTTAGGCTAAAATTCACATGGATAGTTATAGATTATGCTTTTGAAGAATACACtagcagtatatatatatatatatatatatatatatatatataatagacacacacaccatccacgtTGGGCTGAAGCGCTTTCCCACACTGAACCACTgggggtaaactgaggactggtGGGGGAGAAGCTGCTGTGATGGCTTCCCGGGCCCTTGAGTAGACAGGACTCGTGGCTCCATAGGGCCTTGTCTCTCCTGAGGGGTTTGCTCCTCTGCGGTTCCCATCGCACGAGAGACGGTGGCCGGTTCAAGGTCTCCTTCAGGAAAGAGCCAGTGGCGAGGTGTCCTAGATTGGAGACTCCTCCTCTCGCACACTTACAGGCTGTCTgggggtgagcttctggaacttccaccggtttgactcaggggaggggtttattcTGGCTATtttccctatatatgtggtgctggggaatcgaacccagggcttcctgcgtgcgaggcaagcgctctaccactaggccacatccccaggcctGCAGTGGGTTTGTAAGGCCTCTTTGGAGGCAGTGTGGATAAACACAGCGCCTACCTGTTTGGCACACAGGGTAGCGTGTCTCGGCGTATTCAGAGTCATGTAACTGTGCTTTTCAATGTCTTGAAGAACTGCAGGTTCCATGGAAGCCACCCCTGGACTCCACCGCCAGCATCCATTTCCTGGCCTAGAAAACACcaatttattcattatttctaAAACTTCTGAATCCTGcagaatttgtttttcttgttgttgccagtcctggggcttgaactcagggcctgagcactgtccgtggc
The DNA window shown above is from Perognathus longimembris pacificus isolate PPM17 chromosome 18, ASM2315922v1, whole genome shotgun sequence and carries:
- the LOC125367215 gene encoding POTE ankyrin domain family member C-like; its protein translation is MALQERNDTLRKLSEEQSARILQDEILENHLSKQKEMEISKDKMSFELQELRDLHKSAEQHAETTQKRMQKYKYLGHLQIK